In the genome of Thermosphaera aggregans DSM 11486, one region contains:
- a CDS encoding chromate transporter, with protein sequence MVTLLELFIEFLKIGAIMFGGGYGGISLFYKELVELKGWISDQEFVEILGVAESTPGPIAINSATWVGYKLGGIPGSIIATLGVITVPYLVIMGIVMSLYPYMEHPLVKTAFRGINAAVVALILYALINVSRTVLLEKNTGIINYVSLAIFIVAFIILYVLKQHPVVSIIVSAGLSLALKLLFGV encoded by the coding sequence ATGGTTACGCTCCTAGAGCTTTTTATAGAGTTCCTAAAAATAGGGGCAATAATGTTTGGCGGTGGGTACGGTGGAATTTCACTCTTCTATAAAGAGCTGGTGGAGCTGAAAGGCTGGATCAGTGATCAAGAATTCGTGGAGATTCTAGGGGTTGCCGAGAGTACGCCGGGGCCGATAGCTATAAACTCCGCGACTTGGGTGGGTTACAAATTAGGTGGTATTCCGGGCTCAATAATAGCGACTCTTGGCGTGATCACGGTTCCATACTTAGTTATTATGGGTATAGTGATGTCGCTGTATCCTTATATGGAACATCCTTTAGTTAAAACCGCGTTCAGAGGGATCAACGCTGCCGTTGTGGCTCTGATTCTTTACGCGTTGATAAATGTGAGCAGAACGGTTTTGCTCGAAAAGAACACAGGGATAATAAATTATGTATCACTCGCCATATTCATAGTAGCGTTCATAATCCTATACGTGCTGAAGCAACACCCTGTCGTCTCAATAATTGTCTCTGCCGGACTGAGCCTAGCCTTGAAGCTTCTATTCGGAGTATAA
- a CDS encoding HAD family hydrolase, protein MRKALIFDIDGTIIPFLVDFESLRERVRRLLGVNDELRPLGLSLEKLNLPKELKNQAWELIESEELVSIDKLETSDYIENVKTICNLHQQGLAIAIVTNRSRKTAVKLLEKIGLKQCVDLLITREEGLDRKRQLEKALELLNAECMGFLGDTVYDEKAAQELGLKFRRVTSHKLLPSLVRELL, encoded by the coding sequence ATGAGAAAAGCACTAATATTCGATATTGATGGAACCATAATACCTTTCCTAGTCGACTTTGAATCTCTAAGGGAGAGAGTGAGAAGGCTGTTAGGGGTTAACGATGAGCTGAGACCCTTAGGCCTTTCGCTTGAAAAATTAAACTTGCCGAAGGAATTGAAAAATCAAGCATGGGAGCTTATTGAGAGTGAAGAACTTGTTTCAATAGATAAGCTGGAAACAAGTGATTATATTGAAAATGTTAAAACCATTTGCAATCTCCACCAACAAGGTCTCGCGATAGCAATAGTTACGAATCGATCAAGGAAGACGGCGGTCAAATTGCTGGAGAAAATCGGCTTGAAGCAGTGTGTTGACCTTTTAATCACGCGAGAGGAAGGATTGGATAGAAAGCGCCAACTTGAAAAAGCCTTAGAGCTTCTCAATGCAGAATGCATGGGTTTTCTTGGCGACACTGTTTATGATGAGAAAGCGGCGCAGGAGCTAGGTTTAAAGTTTCGCAGAGTAACCTCGCATAAATTGCTACCGTCTCTTGTCAGGGAGCTCCTGTAG
- a CDS encoding isoaspartyl peptidase/L-asparaginase: MVKALILHGGAGSWKETKVKEKAIEAIRNCTLEGWKVLNTTNNSVEAVISSVACMEDSGYLNAGVGSVLDLHGGRSLDAGLMSSNGLLGAVAGVRKIRNPIKLAKIIAEETPHVLIVGEEADNYGLIRNLPLLPPPPLHVYERYIDSLKKLFSLDVKTEYGGKLVEYLAKNSNIKHALKKIAEPGDTVGAVAIDDNQVLAAATSTGGVSLKLPGRVGDSPIPGAGFYASNNIACSATGIGEYIIRTMPCLKADIEYSRFDDAWKTAYSVIKEATEAVGNDTMGFILVDNKGRIAYAYNTEAMLIGYVNEKGEVVVNDKPPQYSLKQF, encoded by the coding sequence ATGGTTAAAGCCCTGATTCTCCACGGAGGAGCTGGTTCCTGGAAGGAAACAAAGGTTAAAGAGAAGGCTATTGAGGCGATTAGAAATTGCACGCTCGAGGGATGGAAAGTATTGAATACTACTAACAACAGTGTGGAAGCAGTGATCTCCTCCGTCGCCTGCATGGAGGATTCCGGGTATTTAAATGCCGGCGTTGGCTCTGTACTCGACCTCCACGGGGGTAGGAGCCTCGATGCCGGATTAATGAGTTCAAACGGGTTGTTGGGAGCTGTTGCCGGGGTTAGAAAAATTAGAAACCCGATAAAGCTTGCGAAGATTATTGCAGAGGAAACCCCGCACGTTTTAATAGTAGGTGAAGAGGCCGATAATTACGGTTTAATCCGAAACCTGCCCTTGCTACCTCCCCCACCCTTACACGTATACGAGAGATATATCGATTCGTTGAAAAAACTTTTCTCACTAGATGTGAAAACCGAGTACGGTGGAAAACTCGTTGAATACCTGGCTAAAAATAGCAATATTAAACATGCTCTGAAAAAAATCGCCGAACCCGGAGACACCGTGGGAGCGGTAGCGATCGATGATAACCAAGTCTTAGCTGCCGCGACAAGCACTGGAGGAGTCTCGTTGAAATTGCCGGGGAGAGTTGGAGACTCACCAATCCCCGGTGCGGGCTTCTATGCTTCAAATAACATAGCTTGTAGCGCGACAGGTATTGGTGAATACATTATTAGGACAATGCCTTGTTTGAAGGCTGACATCGAGTATTCACGTTTCGATGATGCGTGGAAAACAGCATACAGCGTTATAAAAGAAGCAACAGAGGCTGTGGGAAACGACACCATGGGCTTCATCCTAGTGGATAATAAAGGGAGAATAGCATATGCTTATAACACAGAGGCAATGCTGATCGGCTACGTTAATGAAAAAGGCGAAGTTGTCGTGAACGATAAACCCCCGCAGTATTCCTTGAAACAGTTTTAA
- a CDS encoding ROK family protein produces MKYYIAIDLGASKTRIAVCSKDSIIKKIVEATPKHGDEYAIAKFIWESTRKSFSEYIEDIVAVGVASIGPLDIKRGVAVNPTNLPFKEIKLLEPLTKYFNTKVVVANDAMAAAWGEKHYGLGKPFRNLVYLTLSTGVGAGVIVDGHLLIGKEGNAHEVGHIIVDFNSELECGCGGRGHWEAFAGGINIPRVARWIAVKHGISSDLFDFLLKHPEASAKDVFEYYRRGDPLGVLVVDLYVKASRAGIASIINIYDPEILLIGGGVFLNNQDILFEKIVNGLENDIVTSMPIIKPTGFGDDAGLYGALALAVNPPRELLEEQGV; encoded by the coding sequence ATGAAATATTATATTGCAATAGACCTCGGCGCTTCCAAGACTCGAATAGCGGTTTGTTCTAAAGACTCGATCATTAAAAAAATCGTGGAGGCAACTCCTAAACATGGGGATGAATATGCTATTGCGAAATTCATATGGGAGAGTACGAGGAAGAGTTTTTCGGAATACATTGAAGATATCGTAGCGGTGGGAGTTGCGTCCATAGGCCCGTTGGACATAAAGAGAGGGGTTGCTGTAAACCCGACAAATCTCCCGTTCAAGGAGATAAAACTACTGGAGCCTTTAACGAAATATTTCAATACAAAGGTAGTGGTGGCAAACGACGCCATGGCTGCTGCTTGGGGCGAGAAGCACTATGGATTGGGAAAACCTTTCAGAAACCTTGTCTACCTAACGCTTAGTACGGGAGTCGGCGCGGGAGTTATAGTTGATGGGCACTTATTGATAGGTAAAGAAGGCAATGCCCACGAGGTAGGTCACATTATCGTTGACTTCAACTCCGAACTGGAATGCGGGTGTGGCGGTAGAGGGCACTGGGAGGCGTTCGCTGGCGGGATAAACATACCGAGGGTGGCGAGATGGATTGCTGTGAAACACGGGATTAGTTCAGACCTGTTTGATTTCTTGTTGAAGCACCCTGAAGCGTCGGCGAAGGATGTTTTCGAATACTATAGGCGAGGGGATCCCTTGGGCGTGTTAGTAGTTGACTTGTATGTTAAAGCCTCGAGAGCGGGTATTGCCTCAATTATAAATATATATGACCCAGAAATCCTATTGATAGGGGGCGGGGTATTCCTTAACAATCAGGACATTCTTTTCGAGAAGATTGTAAATGGATTGGAGAATGATATCGTCACCTCGATGCCAATTATCAAACCAACAGGTTTTGGAGACGATGCAGGCCTTTACGGGGCTTTAGCTCTAGCGGTTAATCCTCCGCGCGAGCTTCTAGAAGAACAAGGCGTTTGA